A single genomic interval of Coleofasciculaceae cyanobacterium harbors:
- a CDS encoding MGMT family protein — MSQYNRIYEIVRKIPPGKVATYGQIADLAGLYGKARLVGYALFRVDIEDDIPWQRVINAKGEISYSFQRQGDDYLQKVLLAEEGIKFQSNGKVNLNKYRWQSIKSSCTVNEHFASKSGD, encoded by the coding sequence ATGTCTCAATACAATCGCATTTATGAGATTGTCCGTAAAATCCCCCCAGGTAAAGTAGCAACCTACGGACAAATTGCTGATTTGGCAGGATTATATGGTAAAGCTCGTTTAGTAGGATATGCTCTTTTTCGAGTAGATATTGAAGATGATATTCCTTGGCAAAGAGTAATTAATGCTAAGGGCGAAATTTCCTATTCTTTTCAGCGTCAAGGCGATGATTATTTACAGAAAGTTTTATTGGCAGAAGAAGGAATTAAATTTCAAAGTAACGGCAAGGTTAACCTGAATAAATATCGCTGGCAATCTATAAAATCTAGTTGCACTGTAAACGAACATTTCGCAAGTAAATCAGGAGATTAA